Below is a window of Leucobacter sp. Psy1 DNA.
CGCTTGGCTCGGTGGAGCCGGATCCGACTTCCTGAGCGGTGCATTCGTGTTCACGCCGGGCACCGGAAGCTCGAAGGCCGTCGCCGAGGCGGCATCGCACGAGGCGGGCCACAACTTCGGCCTCTCGCACGATGGCCACTCGAGCGAAGAGTACTACTACCCGACTGAGGGCCTCTGGGGACCGATCATGGGTGCGGGTTACGGTGTTCCCGTGACGCAGTGGTCCAACGGCGATTACAACGGTGCCACCGAAGACGAGGATGACCTGAGCGTCATCACCGATCGCGCATCCGCCGAGAAGTTCGTCGTCGCCCTGACCTACGCGGACACCGGAGAGGTCTACGAAGACGGCTCGGTCTGCGGTTACGAGGGTTCGGATCCCAGTGATCCCCAGCCCGGCGATCAGTTCCAGGTTCCGAACGACGCCAACCAGTGCGACGGTACCGGCGAGATCCTCGATGTGCAGCTGACCTTCACCGACCGCGCAGAGTTCCGCGCGGACGATCACGGAGATGACGCTGCCAGCGCGACGACCCTCGACAACGCATCGGGCTCCTTCGAAGAGGCCGGCGTGATCGAGACCACGGGCGACGTCGACGCCTTCAATGTCACCACCGAGGGCGGCGCAGTCAGCGCGACGGTCAACGTCGCCGACCAGGCTGCGAACCTCAACGCGAAGCTCACGCTCGTCGACAGCGACGGCACCGTCGTTGCTGAGGACGAGGGCAACCCGCAGCGCGAGTCCGAGACCGTCGCAACGGGTCTGGGCGCGACCGTGTCGGCAGACAATGTCGACGCAGGCACGTACACGCTGCTCGTCGAGGGCATCGGCTTCGGCGATCCGTCGACCGCTACCCTGCAGAACGCGAATGGTTTCTCCGCCTACGGCAGCCTCGGCAACTACACCCTGACGGGTGAGGCAGTGCCGGCCGAGCAGCCTGACACCCCGGCTCCGGTCATCACGGCGCCTGAGGACGGCTCCGAGCAGACCGCAGCAGTGACCGAGATCGCGGGTACCGGCGTCGCCGGTGCAGCGGTCGAGGTCGCGGGCGATGTTACCGGTGAGGCAACGGTCGGTGACGACGGTTCCTGGACGGTTCCCGCGGACATCACTGAGAACGGCGAGTACACCGTAACTGCGACGCAGACGGTCGACGAGGAAACCTCTGAGGCGGCCTCCACCACCTTCACGGTGAACATCGAGGACGAGCCTGAGGCTCCGGCCGCACCGGAGATCACCTCGATCGATCCCGACGAGGAGTTCACCGAGGCCAGCGCTCCCAGCAGCGTCTCCGGCACCGGCGAGAACGGTGCTTCGGTCACCGTGAACGTGGGCGGCGAGGAGTACACCTCCGAGGCGACCCCCGAGTGGACCGCTGACTTCGGTGCGCAGCTCGCTCCCGGTGAGTACCAGCTCACCGCGACTCAGACCGTCGACGGACTGACCTCCGAGCCGGCTACCGTCAACTTCTCGGTCGTCGCGGACAGCGATGCGGGCACCGGTGGTGGCGATGACTCCAACGGCAACGCTGACGGCGGCAACGGCGGCAGCGACGGAACTGACGGTGGCAGCGACTCCGGCGCGGGTGACAGCGAGGCTGGCACCGACGACGGCGACCTGGCGAACACCGGTTTTGAGGCGCAGTCCATGCTGCCTTACGTCCTGGGCGCGCTCGGGATGATCGCGGTCGGCGGCGCAGCGATCTTCCTCGCTCGTCGCAAGACGGCAGGGGACGAGATCTAATCTCGCTCTTGTAGCACGGTAAAGGGCGGCGGGTTCCTCAGGGAATCCGCCGCCCTTTACGCGTATCCGAAGGACCAGGCTCGCGAGAACACTCGATACGCAGGTGGCGCTGAGCGCATACCCATCCACACCCTCTACTCTCGGCTCATGACTGCATACTCGCTGTCTCGGGGCGCACGCTCGAAGCTCCGGGGCGCACTCGTCGGAGCGCTTCTGCTGGGAGCGCTCACTTCATGCGCCTCAGACGGCGCTCAGGAAGCACCCCAAGTCGAAGTAACGGAAGCGCCGATGGAACCCATCGAATCGAATGTTCTCGGACTCTGGTCGAGCGATGAGCCGGGAGAGCCCCACCTGGAGTTCGGCGAAGACGGCACCTTCTCCGGAAGTGACGGATGCAATGGTATCGGGGGCGAGTACTTCGCCGATCAGGGTGCAGTTCGTGTGCAGCTCGGCGCGTCCACTTTGAAGGCCTGCGCCGACATCGACGACTGGCTGCGCGGAGTGAAGACGGTCACCGTCGACGGCGACACCATGCAGGTGATGAACGAGAACGGTGACGAGATCGGGCAGCTGCAGCGCAGCGGTGAGTCTGCCGAGTAGCGCAGTCGAGGGCGCTTAGTCCTCGCGCTCGAAGACCGCGATGGTCTCGAAGTGGTGCGTATGAGGGAAGATGTCGAACGCCCGTAGCGCGGTCAGCTCGTAGCCGGAGGACCGCAGTGTGCCGGTGTCGCGGGCGAGCGCGACCGGATCGCACGCGACATAGACGATGTTCGCCGGAGCGAGTTCCGTGAGCTGACGGATGACGTCGCCGCCGGCTCCCGAGCGCGGCGGATCCAGCACGACCGTTGCCCGTCGTACCCGGGTCCGCACCGTCTCAGGTGACGCGAGGAGATCGGCGAGGTGCCGATCGACTCGGGCCGTGACGGAGAGTGCTCCAACGAGCTCCGAAAGGTTCTCCGACGCGTCATCGGTGGCGTGCTCGTCGGACTCGACGGTGGTGACGCGGAGGGCGGGCCCGGCGGCTTCGGCCATGGCGGCCGCGAGTAGGCCCACGCCGCCGTACAGGTCGAGGTTCGTGGCGGAAGGATCGAAGCGGTCGGCCTCGATCAGGTCGAGCACCGCATCGCGTACGGCATTGAACAGGATGGCGGGGGCTTCGCGGTGGACCTGCCAGAACCCGCCTGCCCGGACGACGAACCCGCGATCCTCGACGAGCTCCTGGACGCGATCCTGCGCGCCCACGCGCTTCTTCTCGCCCTGCAGCGTGACCAGGGTGCGCGGGTCATCGGCTGAGGGGGCGACGACGTCCACGTTCGCGGCGTCCGGCAGCGCGTCCTGCAGCGGAGCGATCTCGTTCACGATGTCGGTCGCGAGGGGCAACGAGTCCACGGCGATCACGCGGCGGCTGCGCGCGGCGTACGGGCCGACCAGGCCAGTCTCGCCGTCGACGTGCAAGCGCACGCGCGTGCGGTACCCGAGGCCGTTCGCCTCCTCGTCACCGGGCGCCGCTTCCACCAGGTCGGCCAGCGCGTCCTCGAGCGCGGCGTCCTCACCTTCACCCTCCTCGGGTTCCGCCGCGAGTTCGATGCCGCCGAACCGCTGCATGGCGTCCGCGAGCACGTGCGCCTTGAGCAGGCGCTGCCGCTCGAGCGCGATGTGCCCGAATTCGGCGCCACCCGCGCGATCCTCGGGAGCGCGATCGAGCGCTGCAGCCGGCCACACGTGGTCACGGCGGTCGGGTGACGCAGTGAGCACCTCGATCGTCACCGCCCGGGCGAACGACTTCTTCTTCGCCTCGATGATCCGTGCGCGCACGCGCTCCCCGGGAATCGTGTCGGCGACGAAGACGACGCGACCCTCGTAGCGGGCGACGCAGACGCCGCCGTGCGCGATGTTCGTGATGTCGAGCTCGACCTCGTCTCCGACGGCGAGAGCGGCAGCGGCGGGGGCGGAATCGGCAGACATGAGATCCATTCTCCCACGGCCGGCCGTGGGTATATGCGCGCGCGGCGCTGATAGCCTGCCGCTATGCACTTCCGGGCCGGGCACCTCTGGGCGGGGGCGGCGTGCGCACTCACGCTGACGCTCGTGGCCTGCGCACCGGAACCGTCGGAGACGTCTGAGCCAACCACGCCGACGCCGACAGTCGAGACGCCGACACCCGAGCCGACGACCGAGCCGACGGCTGACCCCGAGGTCTCGCTGCCGACCTGCGAGGACTTTCGGGAGTCCGCATTCATGAGCGAGGAGTTCCTCGGAGGTCAGTCAGAGGTGAGCGAGGACAGCGCAGAGCCCATCCGGTGGATGGATGAGCTCGGCCCCGCAGCGCTGACGACGTTCACCGCCACAGAGACACGTCGCGCGTGCGACTGGACGACGCCGCAGAACGGGGCCGGCGCCCTGGTCGCGGTGCTCGACGACGACCAACGGGACACGTTGGTGAGAGCCCTCGAGGACTCCGACTACGTCGCAGCCGAAGCAGACGACCTCTCGTTCGGGTGGCCGGCCGAGAACATCGAGCAGGGTGTCGAGCCTCAGATCTGGCAGGGATTCTTCGGAAGCGTGTGGGTCGCTTCGAA
It encodes the following:
- a CDS encoding M12 family metallo-peptidase: MGERVTMRRPLALGAAATIGFGSLFFANAAFAEEGEAPATTESQAVQGAVASLDDSDKYEFAAAQTNTSAADVKQQEATGSLLVSDEGFVAHVDPAHAVSGADFKAAQAPGDPVGGSLPGAPVTIFLDFDGATLEGTNWNVQAGQDTLTYEPGTGIDPAQVWASVAEDYAPFNINVTTTDPGEDALVKSSDDDNQYGSHVIITDSPSSSVPGAEGAGGVAWLGGAGSDFLSGAFVFTPGTGSSKAVAEAASHEAGHNFGLSHDGHSSEEYYYPTEGLWGPIMGAGYGVPVTQWSNGDYNGATEDEDDLSVITDRASAEKFVVALTYADTGEVYEDGSVCGYEGSDPSDPQPGDQFQVPNDANQCDGTGEILDVQLTFTDRAEFRADDHGDDAASATTLDNASGSFEEAGVIETTGDVDAFNVTTEGGAVSATVNVADQAANLNAKLTLVDSDGTVVAEDEGNPQRESETVATGLGATVSADNVDAGTYTLLVEGIGFGDPSTATLQNANGFSAYGSLGNYTLTGEAVPAEQPDTPAPVITAPEDGSEQTAAVTEIAGTGVAGAAVEVAGDVTGEATVGDDGSWTVPADITENGEYTVTATQTVDEETSEAASTTFTVNIEDEPEAPAAPEITSIDPDEEFTEASAPSSVSGTGENGASVTVNVGGEEYTSEATPEWTADFGAQLAPGEYQLTATQTVDGLTSEPATVNFSVVADSDAGTGGGDDSNGNADGGNGGSDGTDGGSDSGAGDSEAGTDDGDLANTGFEAQSMLPYVLGALGMIAVGGAAIFLARRKTAGDEI
- a CDS encoding class I SAM-dependent RNA methyltransferase, which gives rise to MDLMSADSAPAAAALAVGDEVELDITNIAHGGVCVARYEGRVVFVADTIPGERVRARIIEAKKKSFARAVTIEVLTASPDRRDHVWPAAALDRAPEDRAGGAEFGHIALERQRLLKAHVLADAMQRFGGIELAAEPEEGEGEDAALEDALADLVEAAPGDEEANGLGYRTRVRLHVDGETGLVGPYAARSRRVIAVDSLPLATDIVNEIAPLQDALPDAANVDVVAPSADDPRTLVTLQGEKKRVGAQDRVQELVEDRGFVVRAGGFWQVHREAPAILFNAVRDAVLDLIEADRFDPSATNLDLYGGVGLLAAAMAEAAGPALRVTTVESDEHATDDASENLSELVGALSVTARVDRHLADLLASPETVRTRVRRATVVLDPPRSGAGGDVIRQLTELAPANIVYVACDPVALARDTGTLRSSGYELTALRAFDIFPHTHHFETIAVFERED
- a CDS encoding META domain-containing protein — protein: MEPIESNVLGLWSSDEPGEPHLEFGEDGTFSGSDGCNGIGGEYFADQGAVRVQLGASTLKACADIDDWLRGVKTVTVDGDTMQVMNENGDEIGQLQRSGESAE